One genomic segment of Pantanalinema sp. includes these proteins:
- a CDS encoding SRPBCC family protein: protein MRSARALIGGLGFCLILLGAIAPALGGSEDSPTAQVAEDGRGVYTVKGSFTVAAPPALAWSVLSDYDQLGERIPSMRSSVVKRSGPTSALVAQESTVYVLAFPKRLRVMLQVTEDPERRIDFEDVAREDFEVYQGAWQLEKTPGGTRVDYVASARPRINVPFFGKSLFLDTVKGLLGDLRREMMRRAMARGAWDNAA, encoded by the coding sequence ATGCGGAGTGCGCGCGCGCTGATCGGGGGCCTGGGCTTCTGCTTGATCCTGCTCGGCGCGATCGCCCCCGCGCTCGGTGGATCCGAGGATAGTCCCACCGCCCAGGTGGCGGAGGATGGCCGGGGCGTCTACACGGTGAAGGGCTCCTTCACCGTGGCGGCGCCCCCGGCCCTCGCCTGGTCCGTCCTGAGCGATTACGACCAGCTCGGGGAGCGCATCCCCTCCATGCGCTCGTCGGTCGTCAAGCGCTCGGGGCCCACCTCGGCCCTGGTCGCCCAGGAGAGCACGGTCTACGTCCTCGCCTTCCCCAAGCGCCTGCGCGTCATGTTGCAGGTGACCGAGGATCCGGAGCGCCGGATCGACTTCGAGGACGTGGCGCGGGAGGACTTCGAGGTTTACCAGGGGGCATGGCAGCTCGAGAAGACCCCCGGCGGCACCCGCGTGGACTACGTGGCCAGCGCCCGTCCCCGCATCAACGTGCCCTTCTTCGGCAAATCCCTCTTCCTCGACACGGTCAAGGGCCTGCTGGGCGACCTTCGCCGCGAGATGATGCGCCGGGCTATGGCCAGGGGTGCCTGGGATAACGCCGCTTGA